In a single window of the Desulfovibrio mangrovi genome:
- a CDS encoding EF-hand domain-containing protein, which translates to MSIYGVSGSSSSNMAEMLAQLRNAKQQDSGGFATSFIADHDTDEDSLLSMSETDFGEEQFSAIDSDGDGYLSADELTAEEQRRQEMGAFNMGMRQPPSGGDMAASLITELDNDGDGSLSQTELEMVDELFSMLDTDGDGTLSAEEIAEDMQSRMDEMQQTAMNMGAMPPPSEDNASGTASAFESSSGNSEEEYDDLDLNKDGTVSFDELRQAMMSGMLGENAASELLGNSTGQSETGSGQVPGFMRRMADQAYQAQMANAGSTTAADL; encoded by the coding sequence ATGTCGATCTACGGAGTAAGCGGCAGCTCCTCCAGCAACATGGCGGAGATGCTCGCCCAATTGCGCAATGCGAAGCAACAGGATTCCGGCGGCTTCGCAACGTCCTTCATCGCCGATCATGATACGGACGAAGACAGCCTGCTGAGCATGAGCGAGACGGATTTCGGCGAAGAGCAGTTCAGTGCCATCGACAGCGACGGCGACGGCTATCTGTCCGCAGACGAATTGACCGCGGAGGAACAGCGCAGGCAGGAAATGGGAGCTTTCAACATGGGCATGCGGCAGCCACCTTCGGGCGGAGACATGGCCGCCTCCCTCATTACCGAACTGGACAACGACGGCGATGGCAGCCTGAGCCAGACCGAACTGGAAATGGTTGACGAGCTGTTCAGCATGCTGGACACGGATGGAGACGGCACTCTTTCCGCTGAAGAGATTGCTGAAGACATGCAGTCCCGCATGGATGAAATGCAGCAGACCGCCATGAACATGGGGGCCATGCCGCCCCCGTCTGAAGACAATGCAAGCGGCACAGCAAGCGCCTTTGAGTCTTCCTCCGGTAACAGCGAAGAGGAATATGACGATCTGGACCTGAACAAGGACGGCACGGTCAGCTTTGATGAACTCAGACAAGCCATGATGTCCGGCATGCTGGGCGAAAACGCCGCATCCGAACTGCTGGGCAACAGCACTGGCCAGTCGGAAACGGGCAGCGGCCAGGTCCCGGGATTCATGCGTCGGATGGCGGATCAGGCATATCAGGCCCAAATGGCCAACGCAGGCTCCACCACGGCGGCAGACCTGTAG
- a CDS encoding histidinol phosphate phosphatase domain-containing protein, which translates to MIDLHVHTSFSDSKHTPAHMLHLAKLAGYRAIAFTDHADASNMRHILENMLPMARTYSLHEGIDLFVGVELTHVPPALIPDCIREARELGAQIVGVHGQTLSDVVEEGTNLAAIEGGADILCHPGLITEQEAVLAAEKGVLLELSTRPSNALCNGYLVNIARRTQAKLVINNDAHESKDFIPRDKRRAIAIGAGMTPDEYRAAEENSREFIARLLRPS; encoded by the coding sequence ATGATCGACCTGCACGTGCACACCAGCTTCAGCGACAGCAAACACACACCGGCTCACATGCTGCACCTTGCCAAACTGGCAGGCTACCGCGCCATCGCCTTCACCGACCATGCGGATGCCAGCAACATGCGGCATATACTGGAAAACATGCTGCCCATGGCGCGCACCTATTCACTCCATGAAGGCATTGATCTCTTCGTGGGCGTGGAACTCACCCATGTACCGCCCGCACTGATACCGGACTGCATCCGTGAAGCACGCGAACTGGGCGCGCAGATTGTCGGCGTACATGGCCAGACCCTCTCGGATGTGGTGGAAGAAGGCACCAACCTCGCCGCCATTGAAGGCGGGGCAGACATTCTCTGCCATCCCGGCCTCATCACCGAACAGGAAGCCGTGCTTGCCGCCGAAAAGGGGGTGCTGCTCGAGCTTTCCACACGGCCTTCCAACGCCCTGTGCAACGGCTACCTTGTCAATATTGCCCGCCGTACCCAGGCAAAACTCGTGATCAATAACGACGCCCACGAAAGCAAGGATTTCATTCCCCGCGACAAACGCAGGGCCATTGCCATCGGGGCGGGCATGACGCCGGACGAATACCGCGCTGCGGAAGAGAACAGCCGGGAATTCATTGCAAGGTTGCTCCGTCCATCATAA